A genomic window from Leptolyngbya sp. BL0902 includes:
- a CDS encoding DUF1802 family protein produces the protein MLTWALKEWDAAVTALLQGQTILLLRKGGIREQQGQFSVVTRQGLLLPTFEHQKPGLIKPEFQDLVQPTPTDEKPESVIFSGWAEITHGFTLPSTEAALDLVPDLIWTSQFVQERLQWQSERPLYGLLLRAYRFNNPVTLPWHSGYRGCRSWVELGQSVGVEDSTPALTDTDYQHRVSRLLADLPDEAAML, from the coding sequence ATGCTGACTTGGGCGCTGAAGGAATGGGATGCAGCGGTAACGGCCCTGCTCCAGGGACAGACAATTTTGCTGCTGCGGAAGGGCGGCATTCGGGAACAGCAGGGGCAGTTCTCGGTGGTGACGCGCCAGGGGTTGCTGCTGCCCACCTTCGAGCACCAAAAGCCAGGGCTGATTAAGCCAGAGTTTCAAGACCTGGTGCAACCCACCCCAACGGACGAAAAGCCCGAATCCGTAATCTTCTCAGGCTGGGCCGAAATTACCCACGGGTTCACCCTGCCCTCCACCGAAGCCGCCCTAGACCTCGTGCCCGACCTGATTTGGACAAGCCAATTTGTGCAAGAACGCCTCCAGTGGCAGTCGGAACGCCCGCTCTACGGCCTGTTGCTGCGGGCCTATCGGTTTAACAACCCCGTGACGCTACCGTGGCACAGCGGCTATCGAGGATGTCGCTCCTGGGTGGAACTAGGGCAAAGCGTCGGTGTAGAAGACAGCACCCCCGCTCTCACTGATACCGATTATCAGCACCGAGTCTCGCGCCTTTTGGCCGATCTGCCCGATGAGGCGGCAATGCTTTAG